GTGAGATCCTGCGTTGGCTGAAGATAGAGATCCACGCCCGGCACGGTGTCTACCGCTTGCTGCAGACGTGAAATCACCTGCGAAACGCGATCGTCACGCTCATCAAGGGGCTTCAGGTTGATTTGCAATCGGGCGCTATTCAGTGCCGGATTGGTGCCATCCACGCCGACAAACGCGGTCAGACTTTCGACAGCAGGGTCTTTGAGAATGAGGTCGGAAACCTGGCGCTGACGCTGCGCCATGTTGGCGAACGAGCTGGATTGCGGCGCCTGCAGCGTTCCCTGAATAATGCCGTTATCCTGGATCGGGAAGAAACCTTTCGGGATAAATACCCACAACATCACGCTCAGGAGCAGCGTGCCCAGGGCGACGCTGAGCGTCAGCCAGGGATGATTGAGCACTTTCGCCAACAGATGACCATATCCGGCGATAATGCGTTCAAACATTTTTTCCGAGGCGCGGGAGAAACGGTTTTGCTTGCGCAGTGATTCCTGGCTCAGCATTCGTGCGCACATCATTGGGGTCAGCGTCAGCGACACCACGGCAGAAATCAGAATAGCGACCGCCAGCGTCACGGCAAATTCGCGAAACAGCCGCCCGACGATATCGCCCATAAACAGCAGTGGGATGAGTACCGCAATCAACGAGAAGGTTAACGAGATAATGGTAAAGCCGATCTCGCCCGCCCCTTTGAGCGCGGCCGCCAGCGGTTTCTCGCCTTTTTCGATATAACGCGAAATGTTTTCAATGACCACAATCGCGTCATCCACCACAAAACCGGTGGCGATGGTGAGCGCCATCAACGTCAGGTTATTGATGGAGAAATCGAGAAATACCATCACGGCAAAGGTGCCGATCAGCGACAGCGGTACGGCGACACCGGGTATAATGGTGGCAGGAATATTGCGCAAGAACAGGTAGATGATCATCACAACCAGCGCAATGGCCAGCATTAGTTCGAACTGGGTGTCCGTCACCGAGGCGCGAATATTGGTGGTGCGGTCCGACAGTACCGTCACCTTGACCGATTTCGGCAAACTGTCGGTCAGTTGCGGCAACATCTGGCGAATACTGTCTGCGGTGGAGATAATATTCGCGCCGGGCTGGCGCTGCACATTCATCACGATGGCTTGTTCTTTATTGGCCCAGGCCCCGAGCCAACGGTTTTCGGCACCTTGTTCAACGGTGGCGACATCGCCCAGGCGAACAGGTGCGCCGTTTTGATAAGCAATAATCAACTGGCGATATTCATCCACGGACTGCATCTGATCGTTGGCGGAGAGCGTGACCGCGCGCGTGGGACCGTCGAGACTGCCTTTTGCCGAATTGACGTTCGCGCCGGTGATGGCGGTACGGATGGTTTCGCTGGTAAGCCCCAACGCGGCGATGGCCTGCGCATTCAGCTTCACGCGTACTGCCGGGCGTTGTCCCCCGGAAAGCGTCACTAAACCAACGCCGGAAACCTGCGAAATTTTTTGCGCCACCCGTGTTTCGACCATATCTTCTACCTGCGTCATCGGCAGGGCGGTGGAGGTGACGGCCAGCGTCATAATGGGCGGATCTGCCGGGTTCACTTTGCTGTAAACCGGAGGGTTAGGGAGATCGTTCGGCAGCAGATTGGTGGCGGCATTAATGGCGGCCTGCACTTCCTGCTCGGCGACATCCAACGGCAGTGAAAGCTGGAACTGTAGCGTCACCACCGATGCGCCGCCTGAGCTCTGCGACGACATCTGTTTCAGACCTGACATTTGTCCAAACTGGCGCTCAAGCGGGGCGGTGACGGCGGAGGTCATCACATCGGGGCTGGCGCCAGGATAGAGCGTCACCACCTGAATCGTCGGATAGTCCACTTCGGGCAATGCGGCAACGGGCAAGAATCGATAGCCGATAATCCCGGCCAACAGAATTGCCACCATCAATAGCGTCGTGGCGACAGGGCGCAGAATAAACAGGCGGGATGGGCCGCCCGTTCTGCCTGGCGGTAACACCTGCATCAGGAGTTCGCTCCTTTTTTGCCATATTCTCGCGTAGTGGCTTTACCGTCAGTTGGGGTTGCGGATTGCGCCTCCACCACTTCAACTTTCGCCCCTTCCGTCAGACGGTCAATACCGTCGGTGACCACACGATCGCCAACGGACAATCCGGCGCTAATCACCACTTTCTGACTGTCCTGAATACCGGGTTTCACCTGATGTTTGCTGACCCTGTTTTCGTCATTCAATACCCAGACAAAATGGCCTTCGTTACCCATTTGTACGGCGGCAGTCGGAATTACAACGGCATTGTGCTCGGTATCAACCAGCATTCGCGCATTGACGAATTGATTAGGGAACAACGTATCATCCTGATTATTAAAGCGCGCTTTAATCTTAATGGTACCGGTGGTGGCATCAATCTGGTTGTCCAGGCTCAGCAATACCCCTTCGCTCAGCTTTTGCGCGTTGGTGCGATCCCAGGCCTCAACCGTGACGGTTTTCCCCGCTTTTTGCGCCTGCACCACCGTGGCGATATCGCTTTCCGGCAGGGTAAAAATCAGATCGATAGGGTGTGTCTGAGTGATAACGACGATCCCGGTGGTGTCGCTACTGGCGATCTGATTACCGATATCCACCTGTTTCAAACCGACGCGACCGTCAACCGGTGCGGTAATGCGGCTCCAGTCAAGCTGAAGTTGCGCGCTGGCGACGCTGGCCTCATCAGCTTTGATCGTTCCCTGGGTTTCGCTGACCAGCGCCTGCTGGGCGTCCAGCTCCTGACGAGAAACGAGATTGGTTTTCGCCAGTTGTTGAAAGCGGGCTAAATCACGACGGGCATTCGCCAGTGTGGCGTTGTCTTTGGCTAACTGTCCCTGCGCCTGGGCTAACGCAACCCTGAACTGGCTGGGATCAATTTCCGCCAGCAGATCGCCTGCTTTGACCTGTTGCCCTTCCTGAAAGTGCAGCGCCATCAGTTGACCGTCCACGCGGCTACGCACCGTCACCGTATTGGCCGCCGTCACGGTTCCCAGCCCGGTCAGATAGCGTGGCACCGCTTGTTCTACGGCGGTCGCAGCCTGAACTGGCGCTAACGGGCCGGCGCGCATACCGCGTCGGCCTTGCCCGGCGGGGTGCTGTGCGTGCCCGGTGGCGCCCGGCGCTGTTCCCTGTGTTTCTCCACGACTGTGCCAGAACCAGACTGCGGAAATGGCCGCCGTAGCGACCACAATAGCGAGCACCCAGCGGAATTTGTTACTGCCTTTCATCGTTATAAGTTTCTCATCCTGAAACGTTTCGCGGAATGATACTAGTTTAGCCATCTAACAAGGGAGAATAATGGAGGAATTATGAAACACTGTCTGGATTCGTCTGAATGGCGACGGGCTTTGCGAAGCGTTACGCAACAATTATCGACAAAAAGAGAGGGTGCTGGGTATTACGTTAAAGTGACGGCACGGCGAAGGAGGTAAGCCACTCATTTCAGCAGGACGCTGAAACGGGAAAGCCCCTCCCGAGGAAGGGGCCTTAAATAAGGAAAGGGTTATGATGAGGTTAGTCATCATACTGGTGATACTCTTAGTTATCAGCTTGCCAGCATACTAAGACACCAGGGGGAGGGGGAAACCTCTCCCTTACCCTCACTCCTTAATTTAGAAGTCACGAAGGAGAAAGTCAATAATGCTGGCAACAAAGCGCGTGTTTGATGAATGACAGAAATTTGCATTGTGAGCGCAATGAAGTGGCGATAAGGTTAATAACCTGGATGTGTTCAATGACTATTGGCGATTTAAATGAATTCTGGAGTTGGTCGTAGTCTAGGTTATATATTTGGTGTAACTGTTGCTTTGCCTTTGGTTATAGCTGTGGCGAATTTTTTATTCTTTCGCGGTAATCAAGTCACCCCTGAGCAGGTAACGGAATATATCAATGCCAGCGTTATTGTTGAGTTATATATTCCACAGATAGGTGAGGGGCCGGATGAGACGCGAGACGATGATGAAATTTATTATCCAAAGTTATCAACAAAGCGAGGTCGCCACACGAAAGTGATTCATCGTTTTATCTTTTTCTCTAAAGAGTACCAAAGATATTTTATGATGGTTAATTTTGATGGTTTTGATTATGAAGGCGAATTTAATTTCGACCGAAATAATGACCGAAACCATTACATTTACAGTGGCAACTCCGTTTTTGTGCTGGCGAATATGACGCAATGGAACGATGTCCGTTATGGTTCAAAAAGCCAGCCTGTACCCGTTTTTGGGGTTGAAATCAGTAGTCGGGGCTTTACGAACCCTGACATTCTTCAGGATGCCAAAAAAGCGTTTGATGTTCCTGAACGGGTAAATCGTCAGTTTGTTGAGCAATACCTCAATCACTTTTTACCCGCTGAGGATTTTAAACGCCTGTTCATTCATCGCAATGAGCGCGAGTGAACAGGAAGTTATCGCCGTCATCAGGTGTTAGCCAGTTGTATTGATCGACCACACTGTTGTACTTGTCTTGTACGGCGGGGCAGGAACCATCAACCGTATAGCCCATGTCCATCCCTTCTATGCGCATTTTTTCTGAGCGGGTATAAGGCGTAGGCTCTTTCATTCTTCGCGCATATTTTATGGCTTGCGTCTGGAGATTCTGTGTCTCATAAATAAATAAAGACTCACGGCCTTCTTCATCTGTTGCTTTCAATTTTGCAATTAGCGTATCCAGTGCAGAGGTCTTTTCTTTGAGCGCATCCACATCGACACTTCCCATTGTAACGTTCTTCTGAATTTCCTGGGCTATCATCGTTGTCTTAAGAGCATAATAACGAAAGTTTTT
This Citrobacter enshiensis DNA region includes the following protein-coding sequences:
- a CDS encoding MdtA/MuxA family multidrug efflux RND transporter periplasmic adaptor subunit, which codes for MKGSNKFRWVLAIVVATAAISAVWFWHSRGETQGTAPGATGHAQHPAGQGRRGMRAGPLAPVQAATAVEQAVPRYLTGLGTVTAANTVTVRSRVDGQLMALHFQEGQQVKAGDLLAEIDPSQFRVALAQAQGQLAKDNATLANARRDLARFQQLAKTNLVSRQELDAQQALVSETQGTIKADEASVASAQLQLDWSRITAPVDGRVGLKQVDIGNQIASSDTTGIVVITQTHPIDLIFTLPESDIATVVQAQKAGKTVTVEAWDRTNAQKLSEGVLLSLDNQIDATTGTIKIKARFNNQDDTLFPNQFVNARMLVDTEHNAVVIPTAAVQMGNEGHFVWVLNDENRVSKHQVKPGIQDSQKVVISAGLSVGDRVVTDGIDRLTEGAKVEVVEAQSATPTDGKATTREYGKKGANS
- a CDS encoding type I toxin-antitoxin system Ibs family toxin, whose translation is MRLVIILVILLVISLPAY
- a CDS encoding MdtB/MuxB family multidrug efflux RND transporter permease subunit, which gives rise to MQVLPPGRTGGPSRLFILRPVATTLLMVAILLAGIIGYRFLPVAALPEVDYPTIQVVTLYPGASPDVMTSAVTAPLERQFGQMSGLKQMSSQSSGGASVVTLQFQLSLPLDVAEQEVQAAINAATNLLPNDLPNPPVYSKVNPADPPIMTLAVTSTALPMTQVEDMVETRVAQKISQVSGVGLVTLSGGQRPAVRVKLNAQAIAALGLTSETIRTAITGANVNSAKGSLDGPTRAVTLSANDQMQSVDEYRQLIIAYQNGAPVRLGDVATVEQGAENRWLGAWANKEQAIVMNVQRQPGANIISTADSIRQMLPQLTDSLPKSVKVTVLSDRTTNIRASVTDTQFELMLAIALVVMIIYLFLRNIPATIIPGVAVPLSLIGTFAVMVFLDFSINNLTLMALTIATGFVVDDAIVVIENISRYIEKGEKPLAAALKGAGEIGFTIISLTFSLIAVLIPLLFMGDIVGRLFREFAVTLAVAILISAVVSLTLTPMMCARMLSQESLRKQNRFSRASEKMFERIIAGYGHLLAKVLNHPWLTLSVALGTLLLSVMLWVFIPKGFFPIQDNGIIQGTLQAPQSSSFANMAQRQRQVSDLILKDPAVESLTAFVGVDGTNPALNSARLQINLKPLDERDDRVSQVISRLQQAVDTVPGVDLYLQPTQDLTIDTQVSRTQYQFTLQATSLDALSTWVPQLVEKLQQLPQLSDVSSDWQDKGLVAYVNVDRDSASRLGISMADVDNALYNAFGQRLISTIYTQANQYRVVLEHNTENTPGLAALDSVRLTGRDGGIVPLSAIASIGQRFAPLSINHLDQFPVTTISFNVPDDYALGDAVQAILDTEKTLNLPADITTQFQGSTLAFQAALGNTVWLIVAAVVAMYIVLGVLYESFIHPITILSTLPTAGVGALLALMIAGSELDVIAIIGIILLIGIVKKNAIMMIDFALAAEREQGMAPQEAIFQACLLRFRPILMTTLAALLGALPLMLSTGVGAELRRPLGIGMVGGLLVSQVLTLFTTPVIYLLFDRLSLSMKNRFSRREEEA